The DNA sequence AGTTACTAAGTGACTAAGATTTTAAATCTTTACACTCAGAACCTCAGCATCTCAGCCGCTTAGAACCTTAAAAAAGAATGACTTTCTCAGAAGAAAACTACTTAAAAGCGATATACCACCTTACTGCTTCTTTAGAAACAGAAGTGAGCACAAATGCTATTGCCGAAATGATGGAGACCAAAGCTTCATCGGTTACAGATATGCTTAAAAAGCTGTCCGAAAAGGATTTAGTAAATTATAAAAAATACCAAGGCGTTTCTTTGACGGAAAACGGCAAACTGGCTGCCAAGATGATCGTTAGAAAACATCGTTTGTGGGAAGTATTTCTAGTTGAAAAATTAAATTTCAGTTGGGATGAAGTCCACGATATTGCAGAACAGTTAGAACATATTAAATCCGAGCAACTGATCAACCGTCTGGATGATTTTCTTGGAAACCCAACAGAAGACCCGCACGGTGATCCTATTCCGGATGCTAACGGTCGTATCGTTAAAATTGAGAAACATCTGCTGTCAGAGTTAAACGAAGGTCAAATTGGCGTTTGTGTCGGCGTAAAAGACACCTCTTCGGAGTTTTTAAAATATCTGGACAAACAGGAAATTGCTTTGGGCTCTAAAATTGAACTCTTGTCG is a window from the Flavobacterium cupriresistens genome containing:
- a CDS encoding metal-dependent transcriptional regulator, producing MTFSEENYLKAIYHLTASLETEVSTNAIAEMMETKASSVTDMLKKLSEKDLVNYKKYQGVSLTENGKLAAKMIVRKHRLWEVFLVEKLNFSWDEVHDIAEQLEHIKSEQLINRLDDFLGNPTEDPHGDPIPDANGRIVKIEKHLLSELNEGQIGVCVGVKDTSSEFLKYLDKQEIALGSKIELLSKESFDLSVKIKVDGRELSISNKIASNLFVKLV